The Cryptomeria japonica chromosome 9, Sugi_1.0, whole genome shotgun sequence DNA segment ACGTGTAAACCTAGACCTTATCTTTTGGAAGGCCATGTCCAACATGACAAGCGCATCCGGAGAAGCCAGTGCAAGCATTTCTTCTGATAACTACACCGCCGGACACACATCTCGTGCCAAGAGAAAAAGGAATTTACCAGGAAACCCAGGCAAGCATTAACTCAACCGACTAGAGCTGTAAATTCTTTTAATTCTGTTTAGATCTACATGacaaatagaaatgccaaatttcTAGCTGGTAGCGTAAGTAAAGCCAAATTTTTAGCTGTATGAGTTTTACACAGTAAGTAGATGTGTAAGCTTATGGTTAAAATTGTGtatgtttttggtttaatatttggATCAAGTTCAGTAGTTCATCATCAAAAAGAAGCAGATGTGTCAATGTGTGTAAGTAATTCATCATCGAAAAAAAGAGCAAATGTGTCAATGTGTGTAAGCTTCTGATTTAAATTGGGTATATCTGTTTTGACATTTTAGATCACACAGTGATTCATATCCATAAGCTATTCTTGGTCTTATGGACATTAAAATTCgtttcattttttctttctttctatgaaggaaaaagaaaaatgtcAATATATAAACTTCTGTTTAAGATTGAGATCACACTCAAAAATCAATCACGAAGAAGAGGAAAATATGTTAATTTTGGTTAATGAAAAAATTCTTTGTGAAACGGTGGTTTTTGTGGCGAATTCCAATTATTGAGCAGTAGCAATGATTTTGATTGAGTTGCAGACCCAGATGCGGAAGTAATAGCTCTATCGCCCAACAGTCTAATGGCGACGAATCGGTTCGTATGCCAAGTGTGTAACAAGGGATTTCAGCGAGATCAAAATCTGCAGCTTCACAGACGGGGTCATAATCTTCCATGGAAGCTGCGGCAGCGGAGCGGGAAAGAGAGCAGAAAAAGAGTGTACATATGTCCCGAATCAAGCTGTGTTCATCACAATCCCTCAAGAGCTCTGGGCGACCTCACTGGTATCAAGAAGCATTTCTCTCGAAAACATGGAGAAAAGAAATGGAAGTGTGACAAATGCAGCAAAACATATGCTGTTCAGTCGGACTGGAAGGCTCATTCCAAAACATGTGGTACTCGGGAGTACCGATGCGACTGCGGAACCCTCTTCTCTAGGTAAGTacataaataatttaaacattcattcattcattaatgcAACAAACCCTATTCCCAATCCTCCTGTTTATCTTTAGGTTAGGAAGGCAGCGTGCTTTTGTCATACTTGGAGTCTTTGTCAATGAAATTTCTTATTAATCGTCAACTCTGCAAGCAGCTTTAGTTGGCTTAGAAATTCACGTGATCGGATTCAGACAAAAGAACGCTGTAACGCACGCCACTGCTTAAAATATTTAACTTCTGCTATGTCGAAATTTGAGTTGCAGCCTGCCTGTCTGCCTGCCCTCTGCCACTGTTTGTTGGGTTTGTTTGTAAcccatattatattatattatactcAGTTTAACGACAATGTGGCCATATTAATGCAAAGGAAAAAGCTTTGTGTAGTAGTGATCTCCAGTTCGACACAGAAGGATCCTAAGCATCGAATTAATGTGACATTTTGTATTCACAGGAGGGACAGCTTTATCACCCACCGAGCTTTCTGCGATGCGCTGGCTCAGGAGAAGGCAATAATgaccttaccaaacatcgacatgagttcctcttcctcttcctcttcttgcGCTGCTGCAGCAATCTCCTATTCTCCTTTGGGAATAATGTCATCAGATGAGAATGGAAGAGTGCCATTGTGGTTGGGTAGTGGAACAGATCCTTCAAATCCCATGGACATGGGCATTTCTCGTTCCTTTCTTTCTGCACAGCCGCCAAAACCCATGCTACCTCCCTCAGATTATGATGATACAGCGGGACAGAATCCTTCTTTAGCTGGACTATCATGGCCATTGACATCGTCGTCTACCATGGGAAGTCTTTATTCAAGTCTTTTCAATCCAGGATCTAGTCAGGTTCCAGGAAATCTGAATGCCATGGATTTATCAAGTGGAATGCCCAGTGCTATGGAGTTGGAAGAAGGGGCCACAAACTGGAGCTCCAGACGGTTCCCATCTGCAGTCATGGCAAGCAATGATATGACTATGAGCCTTCCCAGCATGTACGGCCATCACTGTAGTGAAGGATTTGCTAACATTTCTCAGATGTCAGCTACAGCTTTGCTACAGAAAGCAGCACAAATGGGTGCAAAGCCCAGCAGTTCATCATATTCGGCAGCTTCCATGGAGAGGCAGAGCGAAAAACAGCACCGAGGAGAAATGGTATCTAGTTTTGTGCACTCACATTCAGAAACAATGGACAATACTGAAAAAGCCAATGCAGGCCTCCAAGATATGATGAAATATTCTTGTCTTGGATTGTTCAATGTAGAAAAAGGCTTCGATGGTATGTTGCAAACATTTGGGGAAAGCAATCTAGCAGCTTCTGAGGTGGCTTATGGTGGGCTTATCGAAAGGTTGGCTCCTAGGAATATCAACATTGCACGTTTTCCCCAACATAAATCTAAGTTGCAGGTGGAGAAAAATGTAAACCCAGCAGGAGAAGAATGTGAGGGAGTAACGAGGGATTTCCTGGGCGTAAGCTATACAAATGCACATTTTCATACGTAGGTAAGTAGTGTTAGCTCTTCATCAACTGTTTCAATTAAACGATCATGGTCGGTTATTTTATAGCTCATTTCTCAAGATTGGTTTCACTTCTACTCTCTCACATTGTACTGTAACTAAAAATTTCTCAGTACTCTTACCTTGTCAGCTGGGTTTGCTTGCTCTACCATTGCCTCCTCTCCCATAAAAGCCCACAATACAAGCAAATTCCATCACCGCGATACACATTCAATTCATAACACAAGCAAATCTGTCGTTATTATTTCATCTGTAAAAGCTTTAACGGTAGATTTCGTTCTCTCTCTGAACTTCTTGTAACATAGGCCATGATTTCTTACTTTCTTCTAGTATCCATTGAATTACGCAGTTACTGCAACGTCCTTGTACTTCCTATGAGCATTAGAAATAGCCATGAACAGATGCTTCAGATCATTCTATAATAGGTACGCTATATATTAGTATTTGTCTTCCATGTTTCTGGCAACACTATGCATATATTTCAAGAATTTATATGAGAGAATGTGtatatacattcatacatgtttGTTCAGAATAAATCTGTAGCATACAATAGATATCTGTAGTTCCATTGAGGAGTTAATCTCGGGCTTGAGCTTTTCCTTCTTTCTCCCGAGGCTGGAATTCttttggataatgcaaatcaatggCTGGACAAGGCATGGAACGTTCACATTGCTATGATAATAACACTCGAAGAGTTGTTAGGATTAAGCGAAATCATACCGTATTAGATATGCTCGTTTCAACATGGTTTGTTTCATAGCTGTCATACACACGTCTCTGTCTTCACCTCATTACACTAACATTTTAAGAAGCTGTTTTAACACATACAATTTCCAGATCCATAACATTATTTATTTATGccttattattttaaattaatatttggaATTCTGGGTAATGCAGTTAATAACACAATTgtttaatgtattttttaatttctttttaaatgcattttttaaattttattttaaagaaaatgtATTTGTATTTGAACCTTCGAGACTCAACTTATAGGACTCTACTTCATAGATTTTTAGTTTATTGATAATATAGTTTTTATAAGAGAATTATGTTAGCATAAAAGTTGATATTGcatttataatattctcattagtGAGATGAGTAAGAAATAAAATTTGAGATTATCAatattttggaaatttcttttAGAGGGGTTCTTTATACTCAAGTTTCAATGGAATCACAAAGGAAAATCTTGTGTTGGCTTGTGTGGGATGCTTTAGTTTGATTTTCCTCTAAACAATTTATTGGGGAGGATTTTTTGAGGAATTAGATCCAATAATAAAGTAGAGGTTGactcatgggggcttcactaaataggcaatatcatatcacgtgcattcatattggggggtttaatatcccaaaaatgagggtgcaatatactgcccatcggtgaaaataggggggtttttaattcaggctatgaaaaaatgcaatattttgtgcaaataggggggcttttaattcaggatgtgtattgggagggggtggaaaaaaaggagtttagggcaatattttaaaaaatagggggattctttagtatgccatgaacggaGGTGATATAAACCAGTTTCACTAAGTGAAGCTCCCGTGAGTTGAGTTGGTGCTTGAGGTTTTCAAGACTAGAACCTTGTTGGATTGCAAGAAGTTGATCGTAGAAGGTGTTTGCTAGATTATTAATATTGACTTTAAAGGGGCCATAAAGGATTATAAATTTAATAGCATTAGATTTGAGGCATATCTACTACATAATCGTTTTGAGAAAATTGTCTTTCTTCATTGCTTTAGGGAGTGTGATAAGGTCGTAAATATTTTTGATAAGCATTGAAATTTACAAGTTGTCTTTTACAACTAATATCAAAGATAATGTGGAAGAATAAGAGAGCCTTTTCTCATTATTGCAATTTATCCCTCCCACATAATAAGATGTTACCCTATGTTTTGTCTTTATCTTAGGGGGGTTTCTCTAAATGTTGTTCAAGTGCCAAATGAAATGGTTTTATTAATGTTCTAGGTTGGATGTATGTTGATGTGCTCATGTTGCATTAAGAAAAGGAAGCCTCATGTGTCTCATTTATTTTGATGTGTGAAGGACCATGTTAGAAATTTCCATTCCAAAGCAAACCATGTGAGATGCATATTTGGAGGTAGGGAGAGTCTCTCTTCTCAACATACTTGTTTTGTTATATATATTCTTTTAAGGGGTTTTCCTCCTTTAATATGCAATATAGTTGTTATTACAAGTCATCGTACAAAGTTCTCATCTATGATTAGCAACTTTACATAGTTCTTTGTTTTCAATTCTAAACGTAGATATCCTAATTTTCTTAAGTTAATTCTTGGACTTGATTTGAGTAATATTGGGACTCTTAGAACTAAAACTTccaaatttattaaatttagttcAAGATTGATGCAAGGGCTCTTACTTTAGAGGCGAAGGGATGGATTCTAAGCATGATTTTAAACATCAACAAAAATGTGTTTATGGTGATAGCTTTGTCATATTTGTGAGAATTGATTAGGCTTATGTTACAAATATGGCAAAGGGAGTTACTAGTCTATGTAGTGAGATACATGTGATGTATTCTTACAAGATTGGCGGATCTCTTTTTGGTATCATTACATGATTTTTACATTGATGAATTGAGGGCTACTATATGAGATGATTGTCTAGAGGTGTAAGTATTGTTTACCATACCAACCATCTCTAAAAAAATCATTACATGAGAAAACAAGAACACATTCTTGGAGGCGAGGGGTATAGGTTGTGATAAGTATAAAGACCAAAGGTCATACTAGAGAAGAGGCTAGTCTTTGTATTGATTTTAATATTGCTAATGTTCAAAGGGTtcttttttaaaatattcaaaCCTTTGTGAAAAAAAATAGTGTAATGATTTTCATAGGTTTCCCAAAGTaacaaaatataaacaaaaaataataattttatattgtgTACTACTCTTTATAGTTTGCAAGAAAGGAAATGGCCTTAATAGACCCTCGAATTTACAAATAGAAATCAACAGTCTTTGTTACATGTGTGGTTGTCGTTGCAACAAAAGATCGACCtcttaatgcctgatacaaccactagacttatagaatccataggaggcggttaagccatgtcacaaacctgagcgttgcacaacacaacacaaggagaccaagggcatgcaccttgcaacaatccccccctcccaacacaagcaaggggtttgaacctatgaccaaactCTGTTACCACTTGTTAGCAgtgtggttgccgttgcaccaaaaggtcgactcgttaatgctcgatacaaccactagacttgtagaatccataggagccatgtcacaaacctaagcgttgcgctacacaacacaaggagtccaagggcgcacaccttgcaacattctTATCATATATCAACACTATCATCACTTCAAGAATGTTAGTAGTTTTGTGTGTGAATCATctttaaaaaaatatcaattgaGAATGAAATTTGTAATGGACACAAATCTAGCTCGACTTTCTAGatatttcattatgtttttataatttttaatattttatagatGCACTTTCATTGGGTGAAATCCTAACTTTAATTAGgatagtagaccttagagtgtaTATTATTTAAGTTTAAAATGATTTACATATTAGAAATCATTTTTCAAAAGCTATATTTTATTATGTATATGCATTTGTAATATGTAtagtatatgtgtgtatatatcttAAGATAAATTACCTACTAATGCTTTATTATTATATATGTACAATTAGAATAATTGTTTTGATTAGATTAGCACAAGAAAGGGCCTAGACCCATTATAATAGTGTCATTAAGGAAAACAAAATAAATCTCACTAGGAATGAGATTAATAAAAAAACAGAAAGAATAAAGTCTTTAGAACTAAActggaaaaaaatgaaaaagaaaaaagagccAACGAGGGACCAACTAACAGACTAACTATCAATAAGGAACTCTAGTCCCTTTATCACCTATCATTCCTTTTGCACCAAGTCTAGTTGGTCCTCAAAAGAGACACATTTAGGTCCAAACACCTCTATAGCCTCTTTAACCTGGATGTGGAGATTAGGAAATGCAATTAGATATTTTAATATGTCCTTATTACAATAGGCTACTCTAAGTCGTGGTTTCCATGTCACTTATCcttctttccttctccttatagCACTCTAACTCCTATTGTAAAACTTGAATGGTGAGGATTGTATTCTTTACTAAACCCCTATAGTAATCCATCAACTTTTTTAtgttatacatatatctatatccaCACACATACCACTCTCTTAGATAAACTATCTATCAATACTTAAAATTATATAAGATTGTAATAGATTTTAATTTATTGAATAATGCCAATTTATAAAAGACCTTTTAACTTGTGTAGattctttttaaaaatttaaaacaatcAAGTTTAATTAAGGTGTTTCTAAGGAATAACTAACTAGACATGTGTCATGTAATATgttactcttgatggtagatactctcaTGTCTACggttatcactttgtgcttctaaaTCATTTTCGCAATAAAGATCTGGTGTCTATTCCCTTCTATTTGTTTAACTCCCTTAACACTAGAATTAAGGATTTTAGGGCTAACCTACACAGTaaccctcccatgcatgaagggttaatgtcgcttttatacaaccatgtcaaggctTCCTTTGTGCAACATTCTATCACCGAGCtttatgattcaaatgatgagTCTGAGAACTCAAATGACAGTGAAGACGATGGGTCTGATACTAAGTGGGAAGATGATGTTGACAAGATTACCCCTGCTAAGGGTTCTAAAAAGGAGAAGGACAAAGATTTGGCTTCTGGGTCCGAAAATAAGATAGCTAGAAAAGAGGTTAAACATAACGAAGTAAGGTACAAGAGGAGGATAGCtggcttgaagatgatgaagaggatgacaaGGTGATGGAGACTGATAGTGATTATGTTACCTCTCCGCTAAAGAAGAAAAACAAGCAGAGCCCTATCATCACCAAAATCAACCTAAATAAAGGGAATGATTCTCTTATTGTTCAAACCAATCCTTAGGACCCCAATAAATCAACAGATGATGTGGAAGAAGATGGGAAGACGATGAAGGAAGGTGATACTTTGCCTCCCAATGCTACAGATGTTAATGTGGAGACCCTAGATAATTCTGCCCCTGATATCAACATTGATTGCAGAAACTGCCCTTTAACCATGTTGAATACTGCGGAGAATGGGGTTATGGAGTTCTGCAAGGTTATTGATTGGATCTATTTAGAGATCAACAATTTGAAGAATAAGTTGGAAGATTCATCCAGGAAAGTGAATACCCTAGAAGTTGTTGGAACAGGTAAGCTTAGTACCGTACCTAACTACCTGAATGAATTGACTAAAGCCATCAACGATGCAGAGGCTATCACTGGAGCGTATGGCTCTCAATTTAAGATTGTGGAGGATAGATTCAATGATCTGGAGAAGCAGGTTCTCAATCATGAGAACACcttgaagaaaattggagaacaaagccaaaaaattctAAAAGCCTCTACTAATAGCTTCAGTATGATGATCAACAAACTGGAACTGGCCCAACAGAAAAAGAACACTATTGATACTACCGAGGATAAAGTCCCGACTCTTGAAGGAGGGACTATTGGTCATGACAAAAGAACTCATGCTAGTACTAGGAAGATGACCCAACATGCCAAggagctagaggatttgaagagtgTTGTTGCCTCTATGGTCTTGTTGAAGCAAGAAGTGATGGAGCTTATCATAAACCTTTCTCAAGGTCTGTTGCTCGTGGTTGTCTTTTAGTTTTCTCTATGCTCTCCCTCTGCCTCTTTTGGCTTCTTGCTGgatttttgtctttgccagttatttcttttttgtgttttgatCTTTTTAGCTAGTCTTTAATGCCCCATCTTTTGATTATCTTTCTGTAAAaaggtttcggggccccttcaaaacctgcttttcactTAATCTAAAACTAACTAGACATATGATGCTTATTGTAGAGAGAGCTCTTGTCTTAATTTTAAGAAATATATGATTTCTTTTAGTATTATATTTGTgatgaaatattaaaaaatattaattattttatatatataaaaccaATTTTTGCTTCACTCTTATTTCAAAatagttttgattatttatttaagtttatttatttatttttatttttttctgatcggtaattggccaaagcctgaatagcttttgactggagctatgaaccagtggggacacagtagggggccccatccccattacatatctttgaattattattattgttattattatgtttgattagattgaccccaagaccttccacATCTTATGGAAggtcaagagtcacaacttagaattccatttCAAATGTCcctattaggaattgaacttgggtctccacagtgagaacccagtgttttaaccagttaagctcaaccgcTTGGACtatttatttaagtttattaatagaTATAGATGaatagtatttttatttattttcttttggcATGGTATATTTTACCATTAACAACTTGAATTGTGTTAAATAAATATATAGACATGTTTGGTTTAGAATGAGTTTGCATTTAttctatattaaatattatttcattcaTATATTTTTAATGCGTATGATTGTATTATCAATCTTAGATCTTATGTAATGAATATTTATGTGAAACCATTTGTAATCTATAAACTTATTCAATATCATAATTTGTTATGGATAATCTaatttaaatatgttttattttagaaTATACAATTATGAATTAAAATATGTTCATATTTTAGTGCACGAGGTcacgaggtctagtctccccccaaCCCACATGGTATTGGAGGACGTGTCACGCCAACGtcaccggtcacgttaaaaagtttacccggtgacgttaaaaagtttacctgaCGCACTGCAGTTTATAGGGGGGTGTTATACCCAATTCTTGCAGTCTAAGAAACAAAGAGAAAATATGTTCACATTTAATTTAATCCACCTTCAAATTGAAAATATACATGAGATGAGTTTAACACAAAATAAATGATGTCACTTTATATATTTAATATCAAAATTCTTTATAACATACACAAGACATGAATGAGGAGATATATTGAACCATAATATTTAACATGTTCAAAAAAGTTAAAATTATATATAATCTTAGAGTTTAGTTATGTTGTAAAATATTATTCAAAGAATCAatcacttcaagatatattacatTTATAAGATTAAAAATTGTGTTATTTGTATCTACTTAATAAAACAATGTATATGTAGTCTATCTTAGTATTTTTCAATCATCTAAATATCTTTAGATATAATCTCTCCTATAGTATATGTGAACAAATGAACTTTCTacatataatttaaataatttaattactaTTTACAATTTATCACACATTACAtaaatttacatattaaataattaaaaaccatCTTATGTTTAAAACTCAATTAAATGACACCACTAAATTAATTCACATGTGTATTATAATACCATGGCCCTATGTTGATAGCAATCCACCCCTGATAAAAAGCCAATCCACTCTTAATTTTTAATAACATTGAACTCTTTCTTACATATTTCATCCCAAAACATAAAAAGatgtcaaatatttttttttttcaagaatgacaATAATTGAT contains these protein-coding regions:
- the LOC131078738 gene encoding zinc finger protein GAI-ASSOCIATED FACTOR 1; the encoded protein is MSNMTSASGEASASISSDNYTAGHTSRAKRKRNLPGNPDPDAEVIALSPNSLMATNRFVCQVCNKGFQRDQNLQLHRRGHNLPWKLRQRSGKESRKRVYICPESSCVHHNPSRALGDLTGIKKHFSRKHGEKKWKCDKCSKTYAVQSDWKAHSKTCGTREYRCDCGTLFSRRDSFITHRAFCDALAQEKAIMTLPNIDMSSSSSSSSCAAAAISYSPLGIMSSDENGRVPLWLGSGTDPSNPMDMGISRSFLSAQPPKPMLPPSDYDDTAGQNPSLAGLSWPLTSSSTMGSLYSSLFNPGSSQVPGNLNAMDLSSGMPSAMELEEGATNWSSRRFPSAVMASNDMTMSLPSMYGHHCSEGFANISQMSATALLQKAAQMGAKPSSSSYSAASMERQSEKQHRGEMVSSFVHSHSETMDNTEKANAGLQDMMKYSCLGLFNVEKGFDGMLQTFGESNLAASEVAYGGLIERLAPRNINIARFPQHKSKLQVEKNVNPAGEECEGVTRDFLGVSYTNAHFHT